acacaccaaattggcgaCTTATTGCGTAAttaatcatataataaattgtaataataaattgccaattttaaaaaaattgcgtaataaattgtttcaaactgcaaatgcaaccttgtaaagtgtatttattgagtagatttaaacgtcagttacgcatggcttaactatggctcatttcatcagctgattatatttttttcatttcactggagtagcgATTatgaaaagaagatggcaaactcaaaatgaaaccaaaacattcaacacattttcttacaacacaccaatgtttcaaagttttatgttttcattccattccattcgcctaatactgCACTCACATTTTGAAAGTCTgagcaaaggtatgttgttgtcTTCCTAAAATATCCGCTTATTTTTGACAGTTTTCTTTGTGAAAGGTGTTTAGTATTTTCTTCTATATAAACTTATTTCTCTTGTTTGGGAGAATATTCTTAATACCCtcagaaaaaaattgtcaaaaataagcGAATATTTTAGGAATATTAAAGTTTAATCTTGTTTAGCTAGAATTGATGGagggtggtacaaaaatacatATTCAGAAAGTTATGAAGAAttctaagaaaacaattttaaaacttgtgacgacttttaaaaagtttctcgaattttgaataaagagttaaaaatcaattactatgcttttttacataaaattatgtaaaaataaatttagaaattgaaaaaaaaggtaaaatagatagaatttacatatatttgtgttttaattttgatattttttttttaagtagctgtacatacataaaaataactatttcatacaaaactacttataaaatgaatttatatttgtttatttttatttatgaaattaattaaataaagaaatattgaATAGTCGCGAAGTAGTTCATATGgtagtacatacatattaattataattaaataaatcagCATTCAAATAGATAACGTTTTCTTTTTTCTCTAACTCATTACAcaatacaaatataaatgtaaaaaCGCACCTAAGAACACATTACAACTtccattatatttaataattataattaaaaaaaaaaatatcatatatATCTCATTTTTTTGTCTATTGTTTATAATTTAATGCAACTTGTTTGCCTTTTTCACCTTGGTCACTAATTGCGTTCTTGCTAGTCTAATTGTACAATTATTCGTAGCCAATCAATGGCCAGTATCCTCTTTTCTACAATCtggaaaatattgaaatttatttcCTTTTCGAAAAACTCTTCATGCTCAGCGGAAAAATGTACGGTTTTAATTTACTTCTCCCGCAACATCAAATCAATACATTGATTTTATTGAAGCGTACATGCGATTGATGTCATGCTGATATTTATCTTGAATTTCCTTGCGTCTCAATTTGAAAGCGGCCGTAACGAGACCCATATCCGGTGACCAAACTTCTTTGCAGAGCGTAATAGCTGCGGGTACTTCAAACTTTTGTAATTTGCCTGGATGGTAAATGTTAAAGAGCATGATGTAAAAATCGTATCTTTACTGATGTGCTAGCTATTTGCAAATCAATTGTGTTCCAGACCGGGTTtgctatttttataaaataaagtagGCAATTTATAAGGTCGCCTTTTCTTCGCATATTTTATGATTTTGAAAACCCTCGTTTATGCTTTGTTGTTGGTtctcatataaaattaaaataaaaagtacaATCCAACAGCCCACGTATGTATGTCAGATGTGCTAAGTTATTTAGGCAATTCAGGTGACCTCTTAAATTTGTATGCGTCGTATTTAAATACATCCGTAAAAAGTATTGACAAAGCCACTAATCTGTTAATATTTATCTCCCATAAATAACAACCCGGTCTTTAACACGGAAATTTTGATAAACATAATTCTTTTGGaagttgtttttttaattttattttttgcacTTACACTTTTTAGCATGTTCGTCAATTTCCTTAATAACTGCCTTCTCCATTGCTGTCAACGCGCATAATTACTCAAATGATTTACCCTGCAAACCATTTCGTCACTCTAGTTCTTCCATATGTTTCTGATTTGGAACTAGCAACGCCACTGTAAATTGTTTAGACCGCCGTAAAAGCAGATATTCTCCACAAGAGGACACGTTTTCAATTCGGACAAAATTTCCCCAGAGAAACGTACTAAGCCCGCCTGCAGTTTAACCAAATCCTTGTTACGGTCTGGAAGGGAATGAaagtaaattaattttatttggaTATGGAGAAAGATACCGAGGAAGATAAAAGTCGACAAGTCACAATTTGAGTAAATCTCACAACCctagagtagcgtaggtattaagtacgctttagccagaagtagtcttatatgcaaaggcgtgaaatactgtgttaaccatagtgcaCGAAGCATTCAATACACTTTTCCAACCAAACtttctttaaagaaaaaaaaaacgacataTAAAGTTGTTAATACGGCTTCTGATTAagttttgtaacaaattttcgtTAAGTTTTAGCAGTATCTACAGTTGCACGTATAAGGAATCAAAGTTTGACCTTTTTAtcgaatattaaataaaaatatcataTCCAAAGCTCTATATTTTGACTTGATTGAAAACAGCATATCTTGAAAAGTACAGATGCAAACACGTCGTGTACAATACCTGAGTATTATCTGCAATGTAGATACCCTCATTCTTTattggtatgtatgtacatattttgtatagTGTACATCAAGCGTAGGAGAGGCTTTGATGTGGCAGACGCGATATGCAAGGAAGAAATCATATATATGGCAGAACTGCCAAATACTACTGgaaatcactgctacaacaacaactgcaaatcCACCTGCATTAACGTTGGCTATCTGGAGATAATTATGGACTTAGTCGACCCCATTATTTAATTCATATAAATCTATGACACAATTTTTAGCGAAATAATTAACAGAATGTAAAATGTTGAATACGCACACTCACCAATAATTTTAAGTACATCATCTGGATGCATTTCACCAATATCACCAGTCTTAAACCACATTTTGCACACGTCCACCCATAAGTTCAACAACATTCTGGAAAACCAATCTTTATAGAGTGaattgaaatataaataaaatgtatatttgtttCAAATGCCGTTTATAATTTACTTATCAATTAACGGTGTTTGTTATAATTTACTTATCAATTAACGGTGTTTGATCCAGAATtagttaaaagtaaaaaaaaaatagtagaaAGCCAAATCATTGTACtcagcaaaaaaatatatattgtaaaaatCTATACTAACCGGTACGGAAGTCATGCAAGTAGGTTTTAATACAACCGCATCACCTTCGCATTATCTTACTGCAATTAAACTCAATGGCGTGGAATAGCCAATAGGCACTCCAGTTATTAAGCAAACACTCTTGGCGAGTAGCATGAAAACATGTGCTAATGGAAGGAAACTTAGGACACTTATCCAATAACTGTTTAAATTTGGGCAGCAGCTCACATGACGTAATTACTGTTGTGACGTCAGTTTCGATGATACCAAGTCCATGTTTTGatttcaagaccctagccacacaggataaaaagtatcctaagtCCGTCTCCTgtttctaagctacctctccaccaattttcagccaaatcggttcagccgttcttgagttataaatagtgtaactaacaccactttcttgtatatatatagatataatagTGTATAAGATTAATTGAAATAATGCCTAATTATCCTCTCCCGAACCGTCCGACCTTGTTGTAGTAAGCTGTCGTTTGGGCGGTCTTCCTCAAGAAAATCTACTTCTGATGGATTTCCATTCGTATTTGCTGTATCTGGCATACTTTGCCTATGTTGCAGTCGAAAATTGTGCAAAGTTAGACACGCGTTTATGATTGCGCCTGCAAACTCAGGCTTTACCAACACTCCGCGCTCATGGGACATACACGCAAACACTTTTTTAGAACGCCGTTTAGTCTATCTACGCAGTTTCGAGCTCTTATAGGCCAGTTGTTGTCAGAGCGCGAAACGGTGTTATAAGCCATGGCTGCAGCGGATATCCGGAATCACCAATAAGCCAACTCGTATTTGCACCTAGGCTGTATTGCCTTTCCAAGAAACCTTTACAAAGACTATTTTCCCATATAAAAGCATCGTGGGTACTTCCACCAAAACGTGAGTTGCCGGCGAGTATACGCAGGTTGTAATCGCATATTAACTGCACGTTTTTTGAAAATAATCCTTTTCTATTTATATAACAGTTTTCAATGTAGGCTGCCGGCTTCTGCGCAGTCAATAGCGCCAATGCATTCGGGAAAGCCGGTAGcagagtaaaatttaaaaaagaaattaactgGTATAAGTATATTTCATATATACACTCCCCAGCTTGCATTTTTTGAAAAtcttgatcaaaaaatattcaaatatcatacacCAAGATGATCAAAAACgtccaaatttaaaagcattttctgttcgaaaattaacgtatcttcggggagaaaaatgtaccataaatgtgattattctagaataatcatttatgattcatatgtatttcgaaacgctttttgtgcATATCTGATATCATTATAAAATTGGGCTtaaattgttttagagtaatatttgaatgtttttcacaataattttctgatcatattcgtgaacatatttcaggcattttggttgagatttttgaatcatgtttgaatgcgattatcatgcatttatttttcatatctcatacaaaataagatactacatgctaatcttatttcattaggggaagaaagcatgccgaagtgagctatttgaaccaaaggtaattcgcaaacaaactagacgAATATAcatctgcgactacaacatccagcatcagatatgatcgtcaacatcttaaaatacgatatggtacgggatgttgaagccatatccaggtacatatgtcaagagagtttcacttacctgtggttcaaatagttcacaaccttttgTATTGTGTAATGGTTGGATTTATATTTTCTGGggagccgaaggtggagaaatggttcgggaaatcttttgttaggagcagtatatacattatttcttCTCTTGaagataaaattttaatatatttttttgaacttcatgattgaaaaaatgtgtgtatgcgaaaaaataagatcttcaatcaaaagtaaaattttaacaagtataaaattcattattcagtcaacaaagattgtcagaaaagattcagaaagctgaatgaaaaattattaaaaaatttttatcacctaaagtaaacacatttgattcaaatatgattccaaaatgtgattgaaaaactatatacagtttttgatcatcaaagctATTCATatatgattatttcttttgttcaattgtatgataactcattttttagtcagaaagagtaatcaaattgtatcgatatgtagggaaattcaaaattttatcacctaaatgctgagtgggtcaGCTTTAATAATAAGTGTagacaaagtggcaaggttaaactatgATCAACTTTGACTGGAGTTTAAACCAGCACTGAAAAGCTTGCCCGCTTCCTCTTAAAGTACTTACATTTGTTTTACGGCATCTTGCTCATCGACTGTAGTAGGAAATTTGATGTAGCTGCACATCAATTCTGTTTCTATAACGTGCGCAACCTCCTTAATCGATCTACTGACCATCATCTTGCTCAAGGAGCAAACAAAATCCTGCCCCACATCTCGAAGAAACGATCCAGTTGCAAAATAATGTAGTGCTGACAGCATCTTAAGTGCCTTTGGCACAAACGTCGTTCGTTGCCCGTTCTTCATGTACGGGCTGATTTCGTCGAGCAACACGATAGCTGCTTCTTTCTTGAAGCGAAAGAGCTCTTCGAAGCGTACTTCAGGTAACTGAAAGGGGTCCATTGCATCCCGTAAATGGCGTCTATATATGCGCAACATGTTTCGTTGGTCAGTTGCCAGAGCAAATAGTGCAGCCGCAAATATTTTTCCTACgaaaaaagtacatacatattagtAAAACTTAAAGAGCACAAGGCAATTTGAAAAGTAACTTGGCCCGAATTAATTCtttctatgcatatatgtatatatttacttaCTTATAGCTTCTCGGTGGACTCAGTCTTCGAATGTTGATCATAAAAAACAATttgcttttttttggttttgggaattgaatcttcCAAAGTAAATACCCGTAGCACAATATTTTTCCTTTATTATTATAGTCAAGGGATGATTGTCAATTCCTTAAAATACCAACTTAAACAAAAGTTGACGATTTATATAATGAATATTGAACTTCTTCTCTTGCAATTGAATCATGGAGTACAACAACGAAAAAAGAATTTGTGTTTGTTATTACACTTTTAGCTATTGATGACAGATCCTATGTTCCATTTCGATTGTTCCATCGATATGTTAAAAACTCCCCACTATTATATCGCAAGGTGAATTGAGTGCGTTACAGAAACACTTTTCATATCGAAAGCGATACGAGCCTTGCGAAAGCAAATCGTTCGTTATTATAACGTAAAGTTACAGAAACGGGCTACAGGCCATGTTGGGCATCAGGGACatgtttgtaaataaatatttgaaaatgttttgaCATGTCGTATAAATGCCGCGAGGTAATGCACACCTAGCGACAGTGCAACGACACGACACGACGCGGCATTTTcgcataccctgcaaaaattgttggattacgagttccattttcttcatgttggagtactctaataatactcctttgcaatgcgtttgcggaccaccatcagctgatctttttaacgaccgtgatcattgtgaatgatgacaaagtgtgataacttctgcataaacgtcaaaattccaaagtgattggatcacctgatttgtatttgactatcgctgtctccttctgtctctctttctatcacccgctgaagataggcgccgccatattgaacaggcTGTCAAAACGATGAAAAGTatccatattgaacagcctgtcaggcagttgacagataagataacacacttagtcatcattcacaatgaccgtgatcacgacacaatgacgatcgaacagagttgccaaagtaaaatattgcataaaataactgataataaaattttactatggcaactctgatagaATGCGCACTAGTTTtagtatacatactatagtatagagaaatattagtttctttattcacgctaaataacataagaatattcatagtaaaaaatataaaatttgtattgcccctcttcatttactttcattttaaattaaattcactccgataattctttctgacacaattcctctttagtactttggcatatgatcctctgtgggtgctccaaggagtacaacagtgaaagtaatttggaaagtactctcacgtatgtactctatggaatactcacaaacaaagccagagtgggatcacctactcctctcctaggacatcgcaatgttaattggagcacattttttgtatgaatacagattagttttggaatactactatactcccaaaggagtattccttacattatttatggagtactcgcgttttttgaagggtagttgGTCTACTTGGTCGTGTCGGGTCGTGTCGTGTCGTACGACTGTCGCTAGgtgcatggttccataagaatacatgcaaagaatattttgtcggaaCGTGTCGCTATATGTCacgtcgtataatgtgcatgaacctttaGTTTCACTGCTTTACGTTAAGTGAtacttaagctggagtcattggtgccgtttgtcgtatcgctgtagtcgtatctctaacttaatcagctgtttatcgttacgacggtcaaccaaaacccaattggttggctacgatacggttacgaccttagcggcaccaataatcgattgcattgattctcataaggttggtcgaatcagctgttaataggttaccgatacggttaccgataaagcaccaatgtctccagctttaagctgcacacattggtgctttatcggcaaccgtatcggtaaccttataacagctgattcgaccaaccgtatgggaatcaatgcaatggattattggtgccgctaattACGTTacggatacgactacagcgatacgaaaaacggcaccaatgactccgcttttatTCGTCGTTCCGTCACTTCTGCGTCGCAGTTACTATGCGCAGTCGCTGCGCGCTTCGTATTTCGTTGCAAGAAAATAAGGATGACTTGCCATTTTGCATGTACTCACATGCGCTGCCACAAAATCAtacgctttttaattttttattcgtGGCAAGTGGATTCTGATCCCACTCTGAAACGGTAGGCACACAAATGTTTTCGCGATATCACAATTAATTTTAATGGTTAAAGTTCTAAAAGTTACATGAAAAATATttgagtttaataaaataaatgaaaagtaTGAAGGCGTGATGTACTTCTCGTTCGTTATCCgaattattaataatttcttcCTCTTTTTCGCAGTTGGGGTAGCGTTGCCGGTTGGTGTGATATCGGCAAGGTTGTCGCCGCtcacaagcaggatagcctagtggttggTGCTAcagcagtttcaccgtgtgattcgcggttcgaatatcgGTGAAACCTTTGGTAACATTACGAAAATGCCCGATGattattacgtggcggttttcgtaatggtactatcgcaatatgccagtaaatatttctttccttTCGGTTTCTcgtaaaaacataataattgaatattcagttattataataC
The Eurosta solidaginis isolate ZX-2024a chromosome 5, ASM4086904v1, whole genome shotgun sequence DNA segment above includes these coding regions:
- the LOC137254031 gene encoding uncharacterized protein; the protein is MLRIYRRHLRDAMDPFQLPEVRFEELFRFKKEAAIVLLDEISPYMKNGQRTTFVPKALKMLSALHYFATGSFLRDVGQDFVCSLSKMMVSRSIKEVAHVIETELMCSYIKFPTTVDEQDAVKQIMLLNLWVDVCKMWFKTGDIGEMHPDDVLKIIDRNKDLVKLQAGLVRFSGEILSELKTCPLVENICFYGGLNNLQWRC